A DNA window from Brassica napus cultivar Da-Ae chromosome C1, Da-Ae, whole genome shotgun sequence contains the following coding sequences:
- the LOC106358271 gene encoding endoglucanase 23-like, producing the protein MKPSILILTVFVLLLLLPTVIPHDYSDALYKSILFFEGQRSGRLPREQRMLWRSDSALKDGENLNTDLVGGYYDAGDNVKFHFPMAFTATMLAWSSIDFSCYMSENDFSHNLVNIKWATDYLLKTVSQLPHRIFVQVGEAQPDHDCWERPEDMDTPRTAFAIDAPGPASDLAGEITAALAAASIAFKQSRPIYSQLLLSKAIQTFRYADMHRGSYADNQNVHTAACPFYCSNNGYKDELLWGAAWLRRATGSDYYLEYLVNNRETFGVDYNYLDFGWDSKFGGADVLIAKEVFEKNVSALTPFKDIAEKMMCAVFPETAGPHMSYTPGGLLYKPVGSQLQSTAAMSFVILTYADYLSKSSQQLSCGNLKFQSDSLRRIVKRQVDYILGDNPMHVSYMVGYGDQYPRQVHHRGSSIPSVKVQSTAFGCILGWNIFHSDNPNPNILVGAVVGGPNVDDTFVGKRTNATDTEPTTYINAPLVGVFAYFKSNPNVA; encoded by the exons atgaaACCGTCGATTTTAATCTTAACAGTTTTCGTACTTCTCCTCCTGTTACCAACGGTGATTCCACACGACTACTCGGATGCTCTGTATAAGTCAATCCTATTTTTCGAAGGTCAACGCTCCGGTCGACTTCCCAGAGAACAAAGGATGTTGTGGCGTAGTGACTCTGCACTCAAGGACGGCGAAAACCTCAACACGGACCTCGTTGGTGGTTACTACGACGCCGGTGACAACGTTAAGTTTCATTTTCCAATGGCTTTTACGGCCACGATGCTTGCTTGGAGTTCTATCGACTTCAGTTGCTACATGTCTGAGAATGATTTTAGTCACAACCTCGTAAATATCAAGTGGGCTACTGATTATCTCCTTAAGACTGTCTCACAACTCCCTCATCGCATTTTCGTCCAA GTAGGTGAAGCACAACCCGACCATGATTGTTGGGAAAGACCGGAAGATATGGATACGCCACGAACCGCTTTCGCTATAGATGCACCAGGGCCAGCCTCCGATCTAGCGGGTGAAATCACTGCAGCTCTGGCAGCTGCTTCTATCGCATTCAAACAATCGAGGCCTATATATTCACAATTATTGCTCAGCAAAGCCATACAAACGTTTCGGTACGCAGATATGCATCGAGGTTCTTATGCCGACAATCAGAACGTGCACACCGCCGCTTGCCCTTTCTACTGCAGTAATAATGGATATAAG GATGAGTTGCTCTGGGGAGCTGCTTGGTTGAGGAGGGCGACTGGTAGTGATTATTACCTAGAGTACTTGGTGAACAATCGTGAAACTTTCGGTGTAGATTACAATTACTTGGACTTTGGCTGGGACAGCAAATTTGGGGGAGCTGATGTTCTCATTGCTAAG GAAGTATTTGAGAAGAATGTGAGTGCGTTAACACCATTTAAAGATATTGCGGAGAAAATGATGTGTGCAGTATTTCCGGAAACCGCTGGTCCACACATGAGTTACACACCTGGCGGTCTTCTTTACAAACCCGTTGGCAGCCAGCTCCAGAGCACGGCCGCAATGTCTTTCGTCATCCTTACCTACGCGGACTACCTCTCTAAATCCTCTCAACAACTCAGTTGCGGTAACCTCAAGTTTCAATCCGATTCTCTTCGACGCATAGTTAAACGACAG GTGGACTACATTTTGGGAGATAATCCAATGCACGTGTCGTACATGGTTGGGTACGGTGATCAGTACCCGCGACAGGTCCACCACCGTGGCTCGTCTATACCGTCTGTTAAGGTTCAAAGCACTGCGTTCGGGTGCATACTAGGATGGAATATTTTCCATTCAGACAATCCAAACCCAAACATTCTAGTAGGAGCGGTGGTTGGCGGGCCTAACGTAGATGATACATTCGTTGGAAAACGGACAAATGCTACCGACACAGAGCCCACGACCTATATCAATGCACCTCTGGTTGGTGTCTTTGCCTATTTTAAAAGCAATCCCAACGTCGCTTGA
- the LOC106438817 gene encoding endoglucanase 24 produces the protein MMKLHLNPLSVIFFFLFGAAMSSKQHDYSDALSKSILFFEGQRSGYLPNDQRVPWRRNSGLSDGWTHNTDLTGGYYDAGDNVKFNFPMAFTTTMLAWSVIEFGELMPPPELRNALVALRWSSDYLLKSVSQLPNRIFVQVGDPIADHNCWERPEDMDTPRTAYVVNAPNPASEVAGEITAALSAASIAVRSSDPGYSQTLLQNAVKTFQFADMHRGAYSSNDDIKNDVCPFYCDFNGFQDELLWGAAWLRKATGDESYLSYIESNREPFGASENVDEFGWDNKIGGLNVLVSKEVIAGNMYNLEAYKASAESFMCSLVPESPGQHVEYTPGGLLYKPGGSQLQHATTISFLLLVYAQYLSRSSLSLNCGSLSVPPDHLRRLAKKQVDYILGENPMGLSYMVGYGERYPKRIHHRGSSLPSIVDHPGTIGCKDGSVYFNSTEPNPNVLIGAVVGGPEEDDKYDDDRSDFRKSEPTTYINAPFVGVLAYFAANPSFS, from the exons ATGATGAAATTACATTTGAACCCTCTCTCAGTTatattcttcttcctctttggtGCGGCAATGTCGTCGAAGCAGCACGACTACTCCGACGCACTCTCGAAATCAATCCTCTTCTTCGAAGGCCAACGCTCCGGTTACCTCCCGAACGACCAGCGTGTGCCGTGGAGGCGGAATTCCGGTCTGAGCGACGGGTGGACGCACAACACCGATCTAACCGGCGGTTACTACGACGCGGGAGACAACGTCAAATTCAATTTCCCGATGGCTTTCACCACGACGATGCTCGCCTGGAGCGTAATAGAATTCGGAGAGCTCATGCCTCCGCCGGAGCTTCGGAACGCTCTGGTCGCACTCCGGTGGAGCTCCGATTACCTCCTGAAATCCGTTTCGCAGCTACCAAACCGCATATTCGTCCAG GTAGGTGATCCGATTGCAGATCATAATTGTTGGGAAAGACCTGAAGATATGGATACACCACGTACTGCTTACGTCGTAAATGCCCCAAATCCAGCTTCTGAAGTAGCTGGAGAAATCACAGCGGCCCTCTCGGCCGCTTCAATTGCTGTGCGATCATCCGATCCAGGCTACTCTCAGACGTTGCTCCAAAACGCTGTAAAAACGTTTCAGTTTGCTGATATGCACCGTGGTGCTTATAGCAGCAATGATGATATCAAAAATGACGTTTGCCCTTTCTACTGCGATTTCAACGGATTTCAG GATGAGTTATTGTGGGGAGCAGCTTGGCTAAGAAAAGCGACTGGTGATGAAAGTTACCTTAGCTACATTGAGAGTAACCGTGAACCCTTTGGTGCTAGCGAGAACGTCGACGAATTTGGTTGGGACAACAAAATTGGTGGACTTAATGTTCTCGTGTCCAAg GAAGTTATTGCAGGGAATATGTACAACCTAGAGGCGTACAAGGCGTCGGCGGAGAGCTTCATGTGTAGTTTGGTGCCGGAGTCTCCGGGACAGCACGTTGAGTATACTCCCGGCGGTCTTCTTTACAAGCCCGGCGGTAGtcagctccagcacgcgaccaCAATATCTTTCCTCCTGCTTGTATACGCTCAGTATCTATCCAGAAGTTCCCTCTCCCTCAATTGTGGCAGCCTCTCTGTCCCTCCTGATCATCTACGCCGTCTCGCCAAGAAACAG GTGGACTATATTTTGGGGGAGAATCCAATGGGATTATCGTACATGGTCGGGTACGGAGAGAGGTATCCAAAGAGGATCCACCACCGTGGCTCATCGCTGCCGTCGATCGTAGACCATCCAGGCACCATCGGGTGCAAAGACGGATCGGTTTATTTCAACTCGaccgaaccaaacccgaacgTTTTGATTGGAGCGGTGGTGGGTGGGCCCGAAGAGGATGATAAGTACGATGATGACCGGTCTGATTTCCGCAAGTCAGAGCCCACTACTTACATCAATGCTCCTTTCGTTGGTGTATTGGCTTACTTTGCAGCCAATCCTAGTTTTAGCTGA